In Magnolia sinica isolate HGM2019 chromosome 12, MsV1, whole genome shotgun sequence, a single genomic region encodes these proteins:
- the LOC131221675 gene encoding histone-lysine N-methyltransferase ATXR3 isoform X2: MGDGGVACVPSQHVVERFPEAFCAGSGSNGNGFSSKTVQLADSNCSSSQQQQQQRKSEKNMEVEKEEFGLEKGQNGDFKKVDSGEGEKLQKGELEKEGAGLEKRRKGEFKKGDLVSEKGRKGKGEKLRKGEVEKGETVLENSRKGEIEKGEFVPERWQKVGEVEREEYSWEKVRRGEFKKGDSCLEKLRKGEVEKGEVFPGKWRKLEVEKGEIISDEWQKGEIEKGEFVPEKWRKEELEKGEFVPDKWRKGEVEKGEIVSERRRKGEVTKEEFGSGRGRRWEVEKGEFVPEKGRNRDRETPPSVKFTDEDFSQRNESSRSGSERRKRSSRWETTHERDSKGSSRMTDDESGLYKSEYGDEKNRGKDYTSGTWLKRHGMESESSSRRYPADCTDYLGSKSRRISDDTNHSSYSDKLHLRSSVESSYRNSSLSSRVSSSSRYTSRHYDSSSSSRGGHDRHGRSPGYSERSPHNRARYYDHRDRSPAHPSDRHGRSPGYSERSPSNRARHYDHRDRSPVHVGYSERSPHIRSRHHDHKDRSPVHSERSPRDRPRHRDHRDRTPLYLERSPHDRGRSSDTRETNRKTGGNEKHNSRYGTQGQEDRLGRRDSSGRDSHRHSTSKQLNNSTSLANSSSCQDKSVDDQSHKEKESQNQTVVCNEVPSQVSEAPEEFQSMEEDMDICDTPPHVPAVADSTLGKWFYLDHFGIEQGPSKLRDLRRLVEEGLLQSDHLIKHSESDRWVTVENAASPLVPVNLPSIVSDSETQLVNPPEAPGNLLVDTGDIGQTANQPSQESSILSLQPLGHLDESLVASESLEDLHIDERVGALLTGYTVIPGRELETLGEALQTMFEHAEWEKWGSSEGFSRSRPRSGESFGHPRDEEFGRGIESMHKETVETRFVAPPEKEYPFLNTDSSDWSSSLWSCKGGDWKRSDEATQDRSFRRKLVLNEGYPLCQMPKSGHEDPRWHRKDELYHPSRSRRLDLPPWAFTLSEEKNDINGDPNKNIVANRSSQLKPPLPLARGLKGIMLPVIRINACVVKDHGSFVSDTRSKVRGSERHTSRPVRPVSASSDSKGSFMDGVARSKAYERDLQLQALLKHTGANAPKDRVCTADELQLHLGDWYYLDGAGHEHGPSSFSELQSLVTQGIIQKHTSVFRKFDKVWVPITTAVNGSESILNQEGKVVPTADSSAASSLPQPQVDHGLVEASSSFHNLHPQFIGYMRGKLHELVMKSYRSREFSVAINEVLDPWMSAKQPKKETDKHFPFNSAITKSSSGLDHDLLVHRFRKSEDDLSGIYKDHTRSGKRARLLADESEDDDEMEEDLLTGQNDSSFEDLCSEISFGQEITPTPQTETESWGLLNGRILARVFHYLRMDLKSLATSAATCKCWNTAVKFYRDISQHVDLSSVGPNCTDSMFQNIMSGYDKLKITSIVLMGCTNVSAGALEEVLLSFPSICSVDVRGCSQFRELRHSFKNVKWISSHGSRYSKMSEESYSKMRSLKQITEKSYSNYKAFRGSSSHLDDSSEVMDSFDYYSSLDRRDSANHAFRQSCYKRTKLLNARKTSSVLSRDAHMRRWLRRKSENGYKMMEEFLALSLKDIMKENTCQFFIPKVAEIEERMRNGYYIGHGLSSVKEDISRMCRDAIKAKTRGGSGDMNRIIMLFIQLATSLEENSIKSCRERDEMIKMLKDSSVAGSTPSKYKKKHNKIINDRRGMLRSNGTSYVNGGFDYGDYDASDREIRRRLSKLNKRALDSESETSDDPDLSEEDGRVEAENSDSETETDPDIHSEAGAGDLRGDGLPFVADEALDSEEREWGARMTKASLVPPVTRKYEVIDRYLIIADEEEVQRKMRVALPDDYAEKLRAQKNGMEESDMEIPEVKDYKPRKKLGEEVLEQEVYGIDPYTHNLLLDSMPGEEPEWPLLEKHLFIEEVLLRALNKQVRQFTGTGNTPMVHPLRPVLEEIQKIAEEGSDTRILKMCQGILKAMQSRPDDNYVAYRKGLGVVCNKEEGFGEEDFVVEFLGEVYPAWKWFEKQDGIRSLQKNSKDPAPEFYNIYLERPKGDRDGYDLVVVDAMHKANYASRICHSCRPNCQAKVTAVDGQYQIGIYTVRPIHYGEEITFDYNSVTESKEEYEASVCLCGSQVCRGSYLNLTGEGAFQKVLKECHGMLDRHQLMLEACEVNSVSEEDYIDLGRAGLGTCLLAGLPDWLIAYSARLVRFIDFERTKLPDEILKHNLEEKTKYFSEISIEVEKSDAEIQAEGVYNQRLQNLALTLDKVRYVMRCVFGDPKKAPPPLEKLSSEELVSLLWKGEGSLVEELVQCMAPHMEADLLSELKAKIQAHDPSGSEDLQRELQKSLLWLRDEIRDLPCTTKCRHDAAADLIHMYAYTKCFFKVRNYKSITSPPVYISPLDLGPKYADKLGSGFQEYSKTYGENYCLGQLICWHNQANADPDCNLSRARRGCVSLPDVSSFYAKSQKLSWKRVYGARTVKFMLARMVCIS; encoded by the exons ATGGGCGATGGTGGGGTCGCCTGCGTGCCTTCACAGCATGTCGTTGAGCGGTTTCCGGAGGCGTTCTGTGCTGGCAGCGGAAGCAATGGAAATGGTTTTAGCTCGAAGACGGTGCAGCTTGCAGATTCCAATTGTTCATCttcacaacagcagcagcagcagaggaaGAGTGAGAAGAACATGGAAGTAGAGAAAGAAGAATTCGGTTTGGAGAAGGGGCAGAACGGAGATTTCAAGAAGGTTGATTCGGGAGAAGGGGAGAAATTGCAGAAAGGGGAATTGGAGAAGGAGGGAGCCGGGTTGGAGAAGCGGCGGAAGGGGGAATTCAAGAAAGGAGATTTGGTTTCTGAGAAAGGGCGGAAAGGGAAAGGTGAGAAATTGCGGAAAGGGGAAGTAGAGAAGGGGGAGACTGTTCTGGAGAATTCACGGAAAGGGGAGATAGAGAAAGGAGAATTTGTCCCGGAGAGATGGCAGAAAGTGGGGGAAGTGGAGAGAGAAGAATACAGTTGGGAAAAGGTGCGGAGAGGAGAATTTAAGAAGGGTGATTCATGTTTGGAGAAATTGCGAAAAGGGGAAGTGGAGAAGGGGGAGGTTTTTCCTGGGAAATGGAGGAAATTGGAGGTGGAGAAGGGGGAGATAATATCGGATGAATGGCAGAAAGGGGAGATAGAGAAAGGGGAGTTTGTTCCAGAGAAATGGCGGAAGGAGGAGTTGGAGAAGGGGGAGTTTGTTCCAGACAAATGGCGGAAGGGGGAAGTGGAGAAGGGTGAGATTGTTTCAGAGAGACGACGGAAGGGGGAGGTGACGAAGGAAGAGTTTGGTTCTGGGAGAGGGCGAAGATGGGAAGTAGAGAAGGGGGAGTTTGTTCCAGAGAAGGGGCGGAATCGTGACAGGGAGACACCTCCATCTGTGAAATTCACAGATGAGGATTTTTCTCAGAGGAATGAATCTAGTAGAAGTGGCAGTGAGCGGAGGAAGAGATCTTCAAGGTGGGAAACCACCCATGAGAGGGACTCAAAGGGCAGTTCAAGGATGACAGATGACGAATCAGGACTTTATAAGAGTGAGTACGGTGATGAGAAGAATCGCGGTAAGGATTACACATCGGGAACTTGGCTGAAACGGCATGGCATGGAATCAGAGAGCAGCAGCCGCAGATATCCTGCTGATTGCACTGACTATTTGGGGTCAAAGAGTAGGAGGATATCCGATGACACCAATCATTCTAGCTACTCAGATAAGTTGCATTTGCGCAGTTCAGTGGAAAGCTCCTATAGAAATTCTTCTCTGTCATCAAGGGTCTCTTCCTCGAGCAGGTACACTTCTAGGCATTATGATTCGTCGTCATCTTCTAGAGGAGGTCATGATCGGCATGGACGGAGCCCGGGCTATTCAGAGCGGTCCCCACACAACCGGGCCAGGTACTATGATCATAGGGATCGAAGTCCAGCTCACCCAAGTGATCGGCATGGACGAAGCCCAGGTTACTCAGAGCGTTCTCCATCCAACCGGGCCCGACACTATGATCATAGGGATCGAAGCCCGGTTCACGTGGGTTATTCGGAGCGGTCTCCACACATAAGGTCCCGGCACCACGATCACAAGGATCGCAGCCCAGTTCATTCAGAGCGATCTCCACGTGACCGGCCCCGGCACCGTGATCACAGGGATCGAACTCCTCTGTACTTGGAGCGCTCCCCGCATGATCGTGGGCGGTCCAGTGATACTCGGGAAACAAACCGGAAGACTGGAGGAAATGAGAAGCACAACAGTCGGTATGGAACCCAAGGGCAAGAAGATAGGCTCGGGCGGAGGGATTCAAGTGGCAGAGATTCTCACAGACATTCCACGAGTAAACAGTTGAATAATAGTACTAGTCTGGCTAACAGCAGCAGTTGTCAGGACAAAAGTGTTGATGATCAGTCTCACAAGGAAAAAGAGTCTCAGAATCAGACTGTAGTTTGCAATGAGGTTCCTTCTCAGGTTAGCGAAGCTCCTGAAGAGTTCCAATCGATGGAAGAGGATATGGATATATGTGACACACCGCCGCATGTCCCAGCTGTGGCTGATTCAACCTTGGGAAAATGGTTTTATCTTGATCATTTTGGCATAGAACAAGGACCATCAAAACTGCGTGACCTTAGGAGGCTTGTGGAAGAAGGTCTTCTTCAGTCGGATCATTTAATAAAGCATTCTGAGAGTGACCGGTGGGTAACTGTTGAAAATGCTGCTTCTCCTTTGGTGCCTGTTAACTTACCATCAATTGTTTCAGATTCTGAGACTCAGCTGGTAAATCCTCCTGAGGCTCCTGGGAATTTATTGGTGGATACTGGAGATATCGGACAAACAGCTAATCAGCCTAGCCAGGAGTCATCTATTTTGTCCTTGCAGCCATTAGGGCACCTGGATGAAAGTTTGGTTGCTTCAGAGTCTTTGGAAGATCTCCACATTGATGAGAGGGTGGGAGCTTTATTAACGGGTTATACTGTTATTCCTGGAAGGGAACTTGAGACACTTGGAG AAGCTTTGCAAACGATGTTTGAGCATGCAGAATGGGAGAAATGGGGCAGCTCAGAAG GCTTCTCAAGATCTCGACCTCGCTCCGGTGAGTCGTTTGGACATCCCAGAGATGAGGAATTTGGCAGAGGCATTGAAAGCATGCACAAAGAAACTGTTGAGACAAGATTTGTTGCGCCACCTGAGAAGGAGTACCCCTTTCTCAACACTGACTCTAGCGATTGGTCTTCCAGCCTGTGGTCCTGCAAGGGTGGCGACTGGAAGAGGAGCGATGAAGCAACTCAAGACAGATCTTTTAGAAGAAAACTTGTACTCAATGAAGGATACCCACTTTGTCAGATGCCAAAGTCTGGACATGAGGACCCACGCTGGCATAGAAAAGATGAACTATACCATCCTTCACGCAGTAGAAGGCTTGATCTACCACCTTGGGCTTTTACTCTGAGTGAAGAAAAGAATGATATAAATGGGGACCCAAACAAAAACATTGTTGCCAACAGATCAAGTCAACTTAAGCCACCATTGCCATTGGCAAGAGGACTGAAAGGAATTATGCTTCCAGTGATCAGGATTAATGCATGTGTGGTCAAGGACCATGGTTCTTTTGTCTCTGACACACGTTCAAAAGTTAGAGGTAGTGAGCGGCATACCTCGAGGCCTGTCCGGCCTGTCTCTGCAAGTAGTGATAGTAAGGGTTCTTTCATGGATGGGGTTGCCCGATCCAAGGCTTATGAACGCGATTTACAATTACAAGCCTTGCTCAAGCACACTGGTGCGAATGCTCCAAAAGACCGTGTTTGCACAGCAGATGAATTACAATTGCATTTGGGTGATTGGTACTATCTAGACGGTGCTGGCCATGAACACGGCCCCTCATCATTCTCAGAGCTGCAGTCTTTAGTCACTCAAGGTATCATTCAGAAGCATACCAGTGTCTTCAGGAAATTTGATAAAGTTTGGGTTCCAATTACTACCGCTGTAAATGGTTCTGAATCTATACTTAACCAAGAAGGCAAAGTGGTGCCAACAGCCGATTCTTCTGCTGCCTCTTCTCTCCCACAGCCACAGGTTGACCATGGTTTGGTGGAGGCTTCAAGTTCATTTCACAACTTGCATCCCCAATTCATTGGCTATATGCGTGGCAAGCTGCATGAACTAGTCATGAAATCTTACAGGAGTCGAGAGTTTTCCGTAGCTATCAATGAGGTCTTGGATCCGTGGATGAGTGCAAAGCAGCCAAAGAAGGAAACAGACAAGCATTTCCCATTCAATTCAGCGATCACAAAAAGTTCAAGTGGTCTTGATCATGATTTGTTGGTGCACAGGTTTCGGAAATCAG AGGATGATTTATCTGGGATTTATAAAGATCACACGCGTTCTGGGAAAAGAGCTCGGTTGCTGGCTGATGAaagtgaagatgatgatgaaatgGAAGAGGATTTACTGACAGGTCAAAATGACAGTTCCTTTGAGGATTTATGCAGTGAAATTTCTTTTGGTCAAGAAATTACTCCAACTCCTCAAACTGAGACGGAAAGCTGGGGACTGCTGAATGGTCGTATATTGGCTCGGGTTTTCCATTATTTGAGAATGGACTTGAAATCCCTTGCAACTTCTGCTGCTACTTGCAAGTGCTGGAACACAGCAGTCAAGTTTTACAGGGATATCTCCCAACATGTAGACTTGTCATCTGTTGGCCCCAACTGCACCGACTCCATGTTCCAGAACATAATG AGTGGTTATGACAAATTGAAGATAACATCCATTGTGTTAATGGGCTGTACTAATGTCAGCGCTGGGGCACTTGAAGAAGTTCTCCTATCATTCCCTTCCATATGTTCTGTAGATGTCAGAGGTTGCAGCCAATTTAGAGAGTTGAGGCATTCTTTTAAGAATGTGAAGTGGATAAGTAGCCATGGTTCACGCTACTCCAAGATGTCTGAAGAATCATATTCCAAGATGAGGAGTCTTAAACAGATAACCGAGAAAAGCTACTCGAATTACAAAGCTTTCAGAGGCTCGAGTAGTCATTTGGATGATTCTAGTGAGGTGATGGATTCATTTGATTATTATTCCAGTTTGGATAGGAGGGATTCAGCAAACCATGCATTCCGGCAGAGTTGTTACAAACGAACAAAACTGCTTAATGCAAGAAAGACTTCATCTGTTTTGTCAAGGGACGCCCACATGAGACGGTGGCTACGTAGGAAGTCCGAGAATGGATATAAGATGATGGAAGAATTTCTTGCCCTTAGTCTGAAGGACATCATGAAGGAGAATACCTGCCAATTCTTTATTCCAAAG GTTGCAGAAATTGAAGAGAGGATGAGGAATGGTTATTACATTGGTCATGGCTTGAGCTCTGTCAAGGAGGATATCAGTCGAATGTGCCGGGATGCAATAAA AGCTAAAACTCGGGGAGGTTCTGGGGATATGAATCGTATTATCATGTTATTCATCCAGCTGGCAACGAGTTTAGAGGAGAATTCTATTAAGTCATGTCGTGAGAGAGATGAAATGATAAAGATGTTAAAAGATAGTTCAGTTGCAGGTTCAACACCTTCCAAGTATAAAAAGAAacacaataaaattataaatgatAGGAGAGGCATGCTTAGGAGCAATGGCACATCCTATGTAAATGGTGGGTTTGATTATGGAGATTATGATGCTTCCGATCGGGAAATTAGAAGGCGCTTGTCCAAATTGAATAAAAGGGCTTTGGATTCGGAAAGTGAAACTTCAGATGACCCTGATCTTTCTGAAGAAGATGGTCGGGTTGAGGCTGAGAATAGCGATTCAGAGACGGAAACTGATCCGGACATCCATTCAGAAGCCGGAGCTGGAGATTTAAGAGGAGATGGACTTCCTTTTGTTGCAGATGAGGCCTTGGACTCAGAAGAGCGTGAATGGGGTGCTCGCATGACAAAAGCAAGCCTTGTTCCTCCAGTTACTCGTAAGTATGAAGTTATCGACCGCTATCTTATTATAGCAGATGAGGAGGAAGTACAGCGAAAGATGCGGGTTGCTTTACCTGATGATTATGCTGAAAAGCTGAGGGCACAGAAAAATGGCATGGAAGAGTCAGATATGGAGATTCCTGAAGTAAAAGATTACAAACCTAGAAAGAAGCTTGGTGAAGAGGTCCTCGAACAAGAAGTCTATGGTATAGATCCTTATACTCATAATCTTCTGCTCGACTCCATGCCTGGAGAAGAACCGGAATGGCCACTCCTAGAGAAGCATTTATTCATTGAAGAG GTGCTTTTGCGTGCTTTGAATAAGCAAGTCAGGCAGTTCACTGGCACTGGCAACACCCCCATGGTGCATCCTTTGCGGCCTGTCCTTGAAGAAATCCAGAAGATTGCTGAGGAAGGTAGCGATACACGCATTTTGAAAATGTGCCAAGGAATTTTGAAGGCCATGCAGAGTCGTCCTGACGACAATTATGTTGCTTATAGAAAG GGTCTTGGAGTGGTTTGCAACAAAGAGGAAGGCTTCGGTGAGGAGgattttgttgtggagttctTGGGAGAG GTATATCCGGCTTGGAAATGGTTCGAGAAGCAGGATGGTATTAGGTCTTTACAGAAAAACAGCAAAGATCCAGCACCTGAGTTCTACAATATATATCTGGAAAGGCCAAAG GGTGACCGTGATGGATATGATTTGGTTGTGGTGGATGCTATGCACAAGGCAAACTATGCAAGTCGAATTTGTCACTCTTGTCGACCCAATTGCCAAGCAAA AGTTACTGCTGTTGATGGCCAGTACCAGATTGGGATTTATACTGTACGGCCCATTCATTATGGTGAAGAGATCACCTTTGATTATAACTCTGTAACGGAG AGTAAGGAAGAGTACGAAGCATCTGTTTGTTTATGTGGCAGTCAAGTTTGCAGGGGCAGCTATTTGAACCTGACTGGTGAAGGCGCTTTTCAAAAG GTGTTGAAGGAGTGCCATGGGATGCTGGATCGGCATCAACTAATGCTAGAGGCTTGTGAAGTGAATTCTGTGTCTGAAGAAGATTACATTGACTTGGGAAGGGCTGGGTTGGGCACTTGTTTGCTTGCTGGTTTGCCCGATTGGCTCATTGCGTACTCAGCCCGCCtg GTGCGGTTCATTGATTTTGAAAGAACAAAGCTTCCTGATGAGATTCTAAAGCATAATTTGGAGGAGAAGACCAAATACTTTTCAGAAATTTCCATCGAGGTTGAGAAGAGTGACGCAGAGATTCAG GCTGAGGGTGTCTACAATCAAAGGCTCCAAAATTTGGCTCTAACACTGGACAAG